DNA from Asticcacaulis excentricus:
GTCGATATGCAGATGGCCAATCTGACCCGCGCCTCCCTGCGCCGCACGGATTTGCGCGGGGCCTGCCTGCGCGGGGCCAATCTGGCCGATGTGGATCTGTTTGAGGCCGACCTGCGCGAAGGGGCGCTGGCTCTGCCGGACAAGGCGGCGGGGCTGGCCTATGTCGAAGTGTCCACGCGCGTGTCGGACGCCGGGTTTACCAATCTGCGCGGGGCCAATCTGGAGCGCTCCAAGCTGTCGGGCATTCAGGCCATGAAGGCCGATTTCACCGACGCCATCCTGAAGTCGTGCAAGCTGGTCCGCGCCAACCTTAAACAGGCGATCATGGACAATTGCGACCTGTCCGGGGCGGACATGTCGGGCTGCGACGTCAGCGGCGCGTCGCTGAAAGACGCGGTGATGATCGGCACCAAGACCGAAAGCTGGAACGCCTCGCAGACCAATCTGAGCGGCGTTTTGACCGAAAAGGCCGCCGGTACGGACGTCAGCCGTCTGCCCTATGACGAGATGATCCGGGATCACGCCGAATGGGTCGATAGTGTGGGCAAGGCGGGCAAGCCTTCGGCCTTTGACAAGGCCGATCTGCGCGCGCTCAAATCCATCAAGGGGCTCAATCTGGCGGCGCTGTCGGCCAGGGGAGCGGTGTTTTACGGCCTCGATATGCGCGGCATCCAGTTGCAGGGCGCGCACCTCGAAGGGGCGGACCTGCGCAATTGCGACCTGAGCGGGGCCGACCTGCGTGGCGCGCAGATGAAAGGTGTGCGGATGGATGGCGCCAATCTGGAGGGGGCCAATATTGGGCCTCTGAAGCTCTCCGGTGACCGTCTGTTCCCGGCGGACCTCAGAGAGGCGCGCATCCGCGGGGCCAATCTGCAACGCGCCGATCTGCGTCAGGCGCGCCTTGACGGGGCCGACCTGTCGCGCTCTGACCTCGACAAGGCGCAGATGACGCTGGAAAGCCTCGTCAATGTCGTTTGCGTCGGCCTTAAGGGCAAGATCGCGGCTTAAAACGCCTCGCTGACAATGTCGCCATCGCCGCTGAAATAGGCGCGCTTCATGCCCGCCGAGCGGAAGGGCGCGTGCACTTCGCCGGAACGGGTGACGACGATCAGCCCGCCTTCGCCACCCATGCGCGCGATCTGCTCCAGCACCTGACCGGCGCTTTCAAATGCGCCCTGACCGGCCCCGATGCGGAAGGCCACCTGTGCGGCGGCCTGAACGCGCAGGAAGTATTCGCCCTGACCGGTGCAGGAAATGGCGGCGTGGTCGTCGGCCCAGGTGCCCGCGCCGATGATCGGCGTGTCGCCGACGCGACCCGGCAGCTTGCCAAACACGCCGGCCGTCGAGGTCGCGGCCGCCAGATTGCCATAGGAATCGAGACACACGCACCCGACCGTCCCGTGCGCCAGCGTTCCCGGCGGATAGTTGGACTCAAAAGCCCCGGCGCGGGTGAAATAGTCGTCGGTCACCGTCTCAAAGCCCTGTGCCTCGGCAAATTGCCGCGCGCCATCGCCGGCCAGCAGGACGTGCGGCGTCTTTTCCATCACGGCGCGGGCGATAGCGACAGGGTTCCTGTACCCGGCCAGCGCCGCCACGGCCCCGGCGCGGCGATCGGCGCCGCTCATCAGGCTGGCGTCCAGTTCAAACACACCGGCGGCATTGGGCGACGCGCCTTTGCCCGCCACATAGAGGCCGGAGTCTTCGAGCGAGCGCACGGTCTCGGTGACCACATCCAGCGCGCGGGCGCCGTTATGGAGGTTGTGCCGCGCGATCTTGGCCAGCCCCTTCATGTGGGTGATTTCGCGGCCATAGTCGCGGCCGGCCTTGGCCCCGGCGCCGCCATGCAGGGCGAATGCGATCATCAGACGTGTCCTTCGGGTCGTTTGGCCGGGTTTTAGGCGAAGAGACGGGCGAAAGCTACCCCTGTACCTCCCTGACGAGTCGGGGGAGAAGGAAGGCAGCGTCAATGGCGAGGTCCTGATCGCACAGCCGTCGCGGGCCCGGACGGTGGCTGATGAGGATCAGGCCCTGACCCGTGCGCTTAAGATGCGCCTCGACCGCCTCGGTGACGGCGGCTTCGGTGGTGGCGTCCAGCCCCTCGGTCGGCTCATCCAGCACCAGCACATCGGCCTGACGCAGCAGGGCGCGGGCGAGGCTGAGACGTTTGCGCTCCCCACCGGACAGGGTCACGCCACCGTCGCCGATCCATTGGTGCAGGCCCTTGGGCATGGCGACGACGCGGGCCTTCAATTGCGCCGCCTCCAGCGCGGCCCATACCCGCGCCGTCAGGGTTTCCGGCGTTTCCGCCGCGATCTCCTGCGGCGACAGGGCCATCAGCAGAGTGTCGCCAATCGTGCCGTTGAGCACCGGTGCGTCCTGCGGTGACAGGCTGAACCGCAGGGCGGGCAGGGCGGTGAGGCCCGGCACCTCGTCCATCGGGCGCAGACCGATCAGGGCTTCGATCAGGCGCGTCTTGCCCGATCCCGACGCGCCGTGGATCAGCAGGCGCATCTGTGGGCCGAGGTCGTAATCGTGCGCGCCAAAGCGCAGGACCGACCCGGTGCGCGGGGCGGGTTTCGCGGCCTCTGCATCCCCCAGTTCCGCCACCCGCGCCTCGGCCTCGGCGAACAGGCGTGTTTGCGCCATGGCTTTCAAGAGGGGGCCGGTCGCTTCGAAGGCCACCGTCGTCACCAGCAGACCGAGCGCCAGCATCGGCATGGCCGCGTGCGCATGGGTGAGAACGATCAGGCTCAGGGTTACCGCCAGCACGCTCAGGTTCAGCAGGACGGGCAGGCTTTCGCTGCGCGCCTGCGCCTCGCGGGCGGTGCGCAGGGCGGCCTCCTGCTCTGATAATCGCGCCATAAACCGCTCCGACAACCGATAAGCGGCGATGTCGGGCAGGAAGGGCAGGGTTTCGTGTACGCTGTTTTTCAACGCCCCCAGTTCGTGCAGACCCGTGGTTGCCGTGGTTGCCGTGGGCGCGACGCGGCGCGACAGGCCGATCAGCGCGCCGATGCCCGCCGCCGCGATCAGGGTGGCTACGGGCGATAGCAACAGAGTCAGGATCAGGGCGGCGATCAGCCCGCCCAGCGCCGAGGCCCAGTGGCTTTGCGCCACCACCGCGTTTTCCAACTGCCCGACGTCCTGCACCAGCCGTGCCGAGGCCTCACCGCGGCTGAGGCGCAGCGGCGTATGGCTCACCCGCTCAAACAGCCACGGGCGCAGCTCCGCCAGGGTGCGCAAGGCCGCCGTATGGCCGCTCAGGCGCTCGAAATAGCGCATGACGGTGCGCGCAATGGCCAGCCCGCGAATGGCCGCCGACGGCAGCAGATAGTTGAAAGCCATCATCACCGCGCCGCCCGCTGCCCCGGCTATGGCTGCCCCGGCCAGAAACCAGCCGGACAGGCCGAGCAGGGTGGTGGCCGCGATCGACACCCCGGCGGCACAGACCGAAGCGACGATCAGGGATGTACGCTGACGGCGTTTCAGGTCGGCAAAATAGGCTTTGAACGCGCTCACAGCCGCACCTCCTGCGTGGCGATGGCGGCCAGCGCCTCGGAATGGGTGGCCATGATCACCGTGCGGCCTTTGGCGGCGCTGCGGATGGCGGCGATCAGGGCGGCCTCGGCCTCCGGGTCGAGATCGGCGGTCGGCTCATCGAGCAACAGAAGCGGCGCGGGCTTGAGCAGGGCGCGCGCCAGACCGATGCGCCGCCGCTCACCGCCCGACAGGCCGGAGCCGCGCTCATCCAGCGGCGTCTCAAGCCCGCGTGCCGCCACCAGCGCCTCCAGCCCGGTCAGGCCGATCACCCGCTGCACCTCGGCGTCGCTGGCCTGCGGGTGCGACAGGCGCAGATTGTCGGCCAGGGTGCCGGGCAGGATCGGCGTGTGCTGCGACATCCACGACAGACCGGGCGACAGATCGTGCGCGTGCGTCAGCGGCTGACCTTCGATTTCGATGAGGCCGCACGCCTCCACATCACCGCCGCGCTCCAGCAACAGGCGCAGCAGGGTGGACTTGCCCGACCCCGTTTCGCCGCGCAGGGCGATGATGGCGCCGCCGCTGGCGCTGAAACTGACCGCGGCGAAGACGGGTGCCGGATCGTCGGCAAAGACGGCGCTGACCCCCTCAAAGCGTAGGGCGGGGGCGGTGGTGAGCGTCAGCGGCACTGGGTCTGGTGTTTCCAGCCGCACCTCCAGTGCCATCAGGGCTTCGGCGGCGGCGCGCGCCTGCTGCTCCTCGTGATAGGCGGCGCTCAGGCGGCGTAGCGGGAAATAGACTTCGGGGGCCAGGGCCAGAGCGAAGAAAGCCGGGGCAAAGGCATCGCCACCGAACAGGTCTCTGTTGAAATCGAGAATAGCCGGCACGGGGAAGGGCAGCAGGCCCAGCAGGGCAAACCCGCAATAGACGGCGATCAGGGCGACCGACAGGGCAGCGAAAAATTCCAGTATGGCTGACCCCGTGAAGGCCATGCGCAGGACCGACAGGGTGCGCTCGGATACATCGCGGGCGGCGCGGCGCACCTTTTCGACCTGCGCGGCCTCGTTATCAAAGGCGCGGATCAGGGGCAGGTGGCGCAGGCGGTCGGCGAACAGGCCCGACAGCCGCGTCAGGGCCGCAAGCTGACGCCTTGATTCGGCGGCCGTGGCCATGCCGGACAGGGCCATCAGTGTGACAAAGGGACACAGGGTGAAGAGGATGATAGCGGCCGCCAGAGGCGAGGCCACACCAACAGCCAGCGTCACCAGAAGCGGCGTCAGGGCCGTCGCCTGACGCGCCGGAACGAAGCGCGCATAGTAGCCTTCGAGCGCTTCGGTATGCTCAAACAGCGCCGTCATGTGCCCCATCTGCGAGGCTCCGACGCCGCGTCCGGACAGGGCCTTGCGCATCAGCGACAGGCGCAGATTCTCGATGATCAGGCGCGCCGATTTGAGGCTAAGGACCTGATTATAGTAGGAAAGAACGCCTCTGAGGCACAGGCTGATGAGCAATAGGGCCAGGCCCGTCAAGGGAAACTGACCGCCGCGCACCGCCTGAAGGATCAGGGCCAGCCCGGCGGCAAAGCCCGTGGCGCACACGACCGACCCGACCTCAAGCTGTCGCACAAGTGTGACTTGTCTTTTCGCCGGATCGGCCCATAGTTTCAGCGCCTGACGCACAGCCTTGGCGCGACTCTTTTCGGCGTCGCGGGCAGCATCCTTAAAGGTCTCAGGGGTACGGGGACGTGGGTGCGACATTTGGTGCGATAGGGCGTTTCAGGGGCGGGGCATATACTCAGGCCCAGCTTAGTTGTTATGGCAAGTAAGCCGGAATGGGTTTTCTCCTAGCCCATTTCGGACATCAAGGGGCAAATTTCCACTCCGCTGCTGCACCTTGCCGCAGTTGGGGTGTGATCTAAAAACCCCAATAACCCGAGGGATATATCTCACATGGATATGATGACGGTCGATCTATCAAGGCTACAGTTCGCCTTGACGGCGCTGTATCACTTTCTGTTCGTCCCGCTGACGCTTGGCCTTTCCTTCATGCTGGTCATCATGGAAAGCGTCTATGTGCTGACGCGGCGCGAAATCTGGCGCACCATTACCCGTTTCTGGGGCACGCTTTTCGGCATCAACTTCGTGCTGGGCGTGGCCACGGGTCTGACCATGGAATTCCAGTTCGGAACGAACTGGTCCTATTATTCACACTTTGTCGGCGACATCTTCGGCGCGCCTCTGGCGATTGAAGGCCTGATGGCCTTCTTCCTCGAAGCGACCTTTGTCGGCCTGATGTTCTTTGGCTGGGACCGCCTCTCGCGCGTCGGACACCTGATCGTGACCTTCCTTGTGGCGCTGGGCACAAACCTGTCGGCCCTGTGGATCCTGATCGCCAATGGCTGGATGCAGAACCCGGTCGGCGCGGACTTCAACCCGGCCACCATGCGTATGGAAGTCTCGGACTTCATGGCCGTGCTGTTCAATCCGGTGGCGCAGGCCAAGTTCGTGCACACCGTGTCGGCGGGCTATGTGATCGCGGCGGTCTTCGTGCTCGGCATCTCGGCCATCTATTTGCTCAAGGGCAAGTGGGTGTCGGTTGCCAAGCGTTCGATGGCGGTGGCGGCGGCCTTTGGTCTGGCCTCCTCGCTGTCGGTCGTCGTTCTGGGCGACGAGTCGGGCTATGCCCTGACCGATAACCAGAAGATGAAGCTGGCCGCGCTTGAAGCCATGTGGCACACCGAACCGGCCCCGGCGGGTCTGACCCTGTTTGGCATCCCCAACCTGACGACCCAGCACACCGATATGGAAGTCAAGGTGCCCTATGTTCTGGGCCTGATCTCCACGCGCTCGCTCGACCGTCCGGTCATCGGTATCCTTGACCTCGTTGAAACGGCGGAACACCGCATCCAGTCGGGTGTGGCGGCCTATGACGCCGTGGAAAAGCTGAAGGTCAACCCCGAAGACCTCGCCGCCCGCGCACAGTTCGAAGCGCATAAGCGCGACATCGGTTATGGCTATCTGCTGAAAAAGTACGTCGCTGATCCGCGCACGGCGGACGCCGCCCTCATCCAGAAGGCCGCCCTCGACACCATCCCCAATGTGCCGGTGATGTTCTGGACCTTCCGTCTGATGGCCGCGATCGGCTTTGCCATGATCGCCCTGTTCGCGGTGGCCTTTGTGCTGGTTAGCTTGCGCAAGGCCGAGCATAGCCGCTGGTTCCTGCGCCTGTGCGTGCTGGCCATTCCGCTGCCGTGGCTGGCGGCGGAAGCCGGGTGGGTGCTGGCTGAGCTGGGGCGTCAGCCCTGGGCCGTCGAAGGCGTCCTGCCCACCTTTATGGGCGCGTCCAGCCTCACCGTCGGGCAAATCTGGGTGACCATAGTCGGCTTCACCCTGCTGTACGGCACGCTGGCCGTCATCGAGGTCGGCCTGCTGGTCAAGACGATCAAGACCGGTCCCTATGCGTCGAAATTCGGTCGTATGCACGATGCCGAAGACACCAGCCCGCTGCAAAGTGGTGGCCTCGCCGGTCCGGCTGAATAGAGCGCTTATAAAGGAGTAACCCCTTATGGAACTACCTATCGACTACATGACCTTGCGGGTCATCTGGTGGCTGCTCATGGGCGTGCTGCTGATCGGCTTCGCCATTATGGACGGCTATGCGCTGGGCACGCTGGCGACCCTGCCGTTCGTCGCCAAAACCGACGATGAGCGCCGGGCGGTGATCAACACCGTCTCGGCCACCTGGGAAGGCAATCAGGTGTGGCT
Protein-coding regions in this window:
- a CDS encoding pentapeptide repeat-containing protein, which codes for MSATTGQSRYTRLTQAQVDAICQKHERLKAMKPGGARAVFAWMDVSGLDFRGRDLRDADFTAAIMVGADVSGALLDQSNLYCVDMQMANLTRASLRRTDLRGACLRGANLADVDLFEADLREGALALPDKAAGLAYVEVSTRVSDAGFTNLRGANLERSKLSGIQAMKADFTDAILKSCKLVRANLKQAIMDNCDLSGADMSGCDVSGASLKDAVMIGTKTESWNASQTNLSGVLTEKAAGTDVSRLPYDEMIRDHAEWVDSVGKAGKPSAFDKADLRALKSIKGLNLAALSARGAVFYGLDMRGIQLQGAHLEGADLRNCDLSGADLRGAQMKGVRMDGANLEGANIGPLKLSGDRLFPADLREARIRGANLQRADLRQARLDGADLSRSDLDKAQMTLESLVNVVCVGLKGKIAA
- a CDS encoding isoaspartyl peptidase/L-asparaginase family protein, giving the protein MIAFALHGGAGAKAGRDYGREITHMKGLAKIARHNLHNGARALDVVTETVRSLEDSGLYVAGKGASPNAAGVFELDASLMSGADRRAGAVAALAGYRNPVAIARAVMEKTPHVLLAGDGARQFAEAQGFETVTDDYFTRAGAFESNYPPGTLAHGTVGCVCLDSYGNLAAATSTAGVFGKLPGRVGDTPIIGAGTWADDHAAISCTGQGEYFLRVQAAAQVAFRIGAGQGAFESAGQVLEQIARMGGEGGLIVVTRSGEVHAPFRSAGMKRAYFSGDGDIVSEAF
- a CDS encoding ATP-binding cassette domain-containing protein, which encodes MSAFKAYFADLKRRQRTSLIVASVCAAGVSIAATTLLGLSGWFLAGAAIAGAAGGAVMMAFNYLLPSAAIRGLAIARTVMRYFERLSGHTAALRTLAELRPWLFERVSHTPLRLSRGEASARLVQDVGQLENAVVAQSHWASALGGLIAALILTLLLSPVATLIAAAGIGALIGLSRRVAPTATTATTGLHELGALKNSVHETLPFLPDIAAYRLSERFMARLSEQEAALRTAREAQARSESLPVLLNLSVLAVTLSLIVLTHAHAAMPMLALGLLVTTVAFEATGPLLKAMAQTRLFAEAEARVAELGDAEAAKPAPRTGSVLRFGAHDYDLGPQMRLLIHGASGSGKTRLIEALIGLRPMDEVPGLTALPALRFSLSPQDAPVLNGTIGDTLLMALSPQEIAAETPETLTARVWAALEAAQLKARVVAMPKGLHQWIGDGGVTLSGGERKRLSLARALLRQADVLVLDEPTEGLDATTEAAVTEAVEAHLKRTGQGLILISHRPGPRRLCDQDLAIDAAFLLPRLVREVQG
- a CDS encoding ABC transporter ATP-binding protein/permease is translated as MSHPRPRTPETFKDAARDAEKSRAKAVRQALKLWADPAKRQVTLVRQLEVGSVVCATGFAAGLALILQAVRGGQFPLTGLALLLISLCLRGVLSYYNQVLSLKSARLIIENLRLSLMRKALSGRGVGASQMGHMTALFEHTEALEGYYARFVPARQATALTPLLVTLAVGVASPLAAAIILFTLCPFVTLMALSGMATAAESRRQLAALTRLSGLFADRLRHLPLIRAFDNEAAQVEKVRRAARDVSERTLSVLRMAFTGSAILEFFAALSVALIAVYCGFALLGLLPFPVPAILDFNRDLFGGDAFAPAFFALALAPEVYFPLRRLSAAYHEEQQARAAAEALMALEVRLETPDPVPLTLTTAPALRFEGVSAVFADDPAPVFAAVSFSASGGAIIALRGETGSGKSTLLRLLLERGGDVEACGLIEIEGQPLTHAHDLSPGLSWMSQHTPILPGTLADNLRLSHPQASDAEVQRVIGLTGLEALVAARGLETPLDERGSGLSGGERRRIGLARALLKPAPLLLLDEPTADLDPEAEAALIAAIRSAAKGRTVIMATHSEALAAIATQEVRL
- a CDS encoding cytochrome ubiquinol oxidase subunit I, which codes for MDMMTVDLSRLQFALTALYHFLFVPLTLGLSFMLVIMESVYVLTRREIWRTITRFWGTLFGINFVLGVATGLTMEFQFGTNWSYYSHFVGDIFGAPLAIEGLMAFFLEATFVGLMFFGWDRLSRVGHLIVTFLVALGTNLSALWILIANGWMQNPVGADFNPATMRMEVSDFMAVLFNPVAQAKFVHTVSAGYVIAAVFVLGISAIYLLKGKWVSVAKRSMAVAAAFGLASSLSVVVLGDESGYALTDNQKMKLAALEAMWHTEPAPAGLTLFGIPNLTTQHTDMEVKVPYVLGLISTRSLDRPVIGILDLVETAEHRIQSGVAAYDAVEKLKVNPEDLAARAQFEAHKRDIGYGYLLKKYVADPRTADAALIQKAALDTIPNVPVMFWTFRLMAAIGFAMIALFAVAFVLVSLRKAEHSRWFLRLCVLAIPLPWLAAEAGWVLAELGRQPWAVEGVLPTFMGASSLTVGQIWVTIVGFTLLYGTLAVIEVGLLVKTIKTGPYASKFGRMHDAEDTSPLQSGGLAGPAE